The nucleotide sequence GCAAGATAACAGTGAACGATTTTCTCAGGAAAAAGTCGGAACATCGGAAGATAACCATGATCACGGCCTATGACTATCCCTTCGCCCTCGTTGCCGACGAGGCAGGGATTGATGCGATCCTTGTGGGGGATTCCCTGGCCATGGTCGTCCAGGGGCTTGATAATACCCTTCCGGTAACGATGGATGAGATGATCTACCATGCCAGAATGGTATCGCGGGCTGCCAGGAATGCCATGGTCATAGGGGATATGCCCTTTATGTCCTATCAAGCGTCTGTCGAAGAAGCAGTCAGGAATGCAGGGAGATTTCTGAAGGAAGCCGGCGCTTCTGCGGTGAAGATAGAGGGTGGGGCCGAGGTCGAAAAGCAGATCGCCGCCATAACAGGCGCAGACATTCCGGTGGTGGCCCATATCGGTCTTACCCCACAGTCAATCCACCGGATGGGTGGGTACAAGGTTCAGGGGAAGACAGAGGATTCTGCGCGGAGGTTGGCAGAGGAGGCGCAAATCATCGAGGCTGCCGGCGCCTTCGCGATCATCCTCGAGGCCGTCCCCATGGACCTCGCGCAGAAGATCACCGAGAAGCTTTCGGTGCCGACGATCGGCATAGGTGCGGGACCCCGATGCGACGGACAGGTTCTCGTAATGCATGATGTCCTGGGACTCTTCGAGAGATTCGTCCCGAAGTTTGTGAAGAGATACGCGAATTTAAAGGACGATGCGTTGAGGGCGGTTCTTGCCTATAAGGACGAAGTGGAAAAAGGGGTCTTTCCGTCATCTGAACAGAGCTTTTCATAGGGGAGCCTCGGCAATCGCTTCTCCCCCCTTCACAGATTTAAATCCGCGTTATCTTCTTCGAGACCACACTGACTGCCACTACCTCTCCATCGGGCCCGTGAAGGGGACTGAAGGTCCGCAAGAAATATCTGTCGTCTCTTTCGCTGTGGTGTCCGTGCTGTTCAGGCATATTTTTTTCGAAGACCATATCGACCTTCTCGATAAAGTCCCTTGTTTCTCCGTCGGAATGAAACTCACTGAAACAGCGGCCCACATATTCGCCTTCAGAAAATCCCATTCTTCTCATATGCTTCCTGTTCATATAGAGATAGCGGTATTGTTTATCCACGAGATATATTGAATCATCCGTACTTTCGACGATAGAGCGGTATCGCTCCTCACTGGAAAGCAGCGCCTCATCGGATCGCCTGAGTTGTTCGATTTGCAAGCTAACGGGCTTGTACACGAGATAATAGACCACGGGGAACAGTATGACGGTGAGCAACCCGGCGTCCAAAAAAATGAGCATCCCCTTTGACGAAGGAGGAACAATGATCAAGACGAGCGATACCAGGGCTTCTGCCAAGAATATTGAGACAACGATAAGAACGAGAAGATGAGAGGGATTAGCGAAAACCCATGG is from Thermodesulfovibrionales bacterium and encodes:
- the panB gene encoding 3-methyl-2-oxobutanoate hydroxymethyltransferase; this encodes MGKITVNDFLRKKSEHRKITMITAYDYPFALVADEAGIDAILVGDSLAMVVQGLDNTLPVTMDEMIYHARMVSRAARNAMVIGDMPFMSYQASVEEAVRNAGRFLKEAGASAVKIEGGAEVEKQIAAITGADIPVVAHIGLTPQSIHRMGGYKVQGKTEDSARRLAEEAQIIEAAGAFAIILEAVPMDLAQKITEKLSVPTIGIGAGPRCDGQVLVMHDVLGLFERFVPKFVKRYANLKDDALRAVLAYKDEVEKGVFPSSEQSFS
- a CDS encoding PAS domain-containing protein — protein: MKDTKNDRKTSPWVFANPSHLLVLIVVSIFLAEALVSLVLIIVPPSSKGMLIFLDAGLLTVILFPVVYYLVYKPVSLQIEQLRRSDEALLSSEERYRSIVESTDDSIYLVDKQYRYLYMNRKHMRRMGFSEGEYVGRCFSEFHSDGETRDFIEKVDMVFEKNMPEQHGHHSERDDRYFLRTFSPLHGPDGEVVAVSVVSKKITRI